In Maylandia zebra isolate NMK-2024a linkage group LG9, Mzebra_GT3a, whole genome shotgun sequence, the genomic stretch AAAATCTtcatcctaaaaaaaaaaacaacttaaagagCTGAAAGCCCTGAGCATCAGCAAGCTATTAATAGTGGCTGTGAGGCCAATGAGTGCACTGACTGCTCTAAATTAATGCTTGCCAGTCACTGACTCTGTAATCATTTTGGAAAAGCACACAAGTGCTGACAAGTCGTGGGACTAATTTGCTAAAATCCCTAGGGAAGTCTAGTGTGAGTCACGTGTCAACACACGCTCCAGAtcagcaaaagaaaagcaagcatTGATCGGAGAGCAATTACTCAAAACAGAAGGCCCGCATTCATTACAGGGCTACACTTACATCTTTTAAGGAGGAGCGGCTTATTTCCTTACCTCTGTTCCTCTCAGATCTCTGGGAATGTATACATCATCTGTCATCTGCACTGTCAGCCCAAAGTCCACTAGGACTGCTTTGTCTGACATCAGGACAATGTTGCTGGCTGTGGAGAGATGAAAAGGAAGGAGGTGTGATTCAAGTTGGTGCTTGAACTGATAAGATTTCAGTTTCAGGTCCACTGAGTCTGTATTGATCTTAAGCATGAAAACGATAAGTAGGTCACAGGCTTTGACGAAGGAAATTGCCACGAAGAGACTCATCCTTGTCCCTAAAATGTCACCAAGGTTTAATTACATATTTTGACTGCAGGCAGGAAATGCTAAGAACCGCAGCTTGTCAGAGGGCCAGAATGGTCATTTTAATAAGTCACTTGCCTCTCTGGACcataattgtaaccctgactgAGCATGAGAAGCAGGCTGGAATTTCCAGACAGCCAGCGAGCCTTTAAGCAGTGAGGCTGACAGACAGCTCTGCAGAATGCTTTGATCCCAGCAGCACTGCTGTGGTTCCTCAGCTGAGCTCCACCTGCAGTAACTAGGGCGTATTTGTGTGATCTGTCATGATAGCTACCAGTCACTGTGACCAGGCTACCTTTGAAGAATTACTGAAAAAGCATTAGTCAATCTATCAGATTCCTATGATCTGCTTGGTTTGTGGCTGTTCACTGATTCATTCTTTTCAGCGAATTGAGTTATTTACAAGAGCAATATCCGTCTGTGGCTTGAATTTGACGCATAGAAGATACAAACTGTAATTGCATAATTTCCTGTAACCTATGTACTTGTTCAATACCATGGAGCACATCCATCAAGAGTAAGTGACACACATCTTTTATGCTTACGTTTGATGTCATGGTGAATGACGTTGTGTGAGTGCAGGTACTCCAAGCCCCGCAGGACTTGCTTGGTCACCCAGATGATTTCGAACTCTCTCATCGGTCCGCAGCTGTCCAGTTTCTCCAGCACAGAGCCGCCTTCGCCGGCCTCCATGAACAGGTGGATGCTCTGGTTCCAGAGCAGAACGCCGTACAGCTCGGCGATGTTCTCATGGTGAAAGCGGGCCTGAAACTCTACATCAGCGGCTTTGAAGTTCTCCATGGGGATCTAGCGAGGGAGATAAGACACATGATCACAAATAGCCCACCGTTTTGGGAAACATGTTCATCTTATTTCTTGGAGTGAGTTAAAAGGCTCGGTGACACCATTGCATTTGACTGTTAAATATGAAGCCAATGAGCTAAATGAGACATCCTGGGGACTGCTGGCCAAATGGATCCGTGTTTGCTTACAGTGACAACAAACTGACTTTtcacattttgcatttttattggcAAGGGTGGCTTTATTTGACAGTGCACAGAGGATTTATCAGTTATTGGTAGAGCTAGCTAGCTCGGTAAAATGCATACTTAGATCTGTCCATATATTTTCTTCCACTTCTGTATTGTGGTTTATCTGGAGCCCATcccaactccacacagaaaggccccagccggccggtggatttgaacccaggaatccacagtgctaaccaccacacaGTGTGAGAGCAAAATGTGCTACATACATATAAAATGCTGAAGTTTTGGACCCTGCCTCAAGTGGCGATTTAAGGAACTACAATTAATggttcatttttattataattattgtttttttacccTGACAGCCTAATCGGGTAGTTCAGCTCAGTTAGTTctgcaaataaaatatacatttaataCATACTTCACAAGGACACTGACTCTTTCTGTATTTAACAGATTAGCTGACATAGTAACATACTGTTATCctgttttttgtgctttaaGAAATCTATTGTTATTAGTTTGTCAGTGATAATTTTAAAGTTGTTTCTTTAAAGGAATAATTTCTCAGTAATTATTATCTGATGATGGCATTGTTTTAAGCAGATAAGGACATCCTAACTCCAAGCCCTTATTGCAAACTATTTCCAGTAAATCCTTCACAGCAgcgtgaaaaaaacaacactgtgtCAACATAGTATTCTGACGATGACACCTGACTAGAGAGGAAAGTACTCCTTCCTCATTTGTCAATATTTTCCATACAACAGCGTAAGCACGctgcctccctccctcctctttctcaaGCATAGGTCTGCCCAGATAGAAGCAGCATGTGTGGTTTTTACATGTGTCTTTAATGAATCTGACCCTGTCACAAACATCCAGAGGAGCTGTGGGAAGTTATTGTTGAAATTCCAGTCTTACATTAATCCCAGCCCATGTTGTAAGTTTGTTACAAGAACAAATAGTTCTTCATTCAGCAACCCTGTTCCTCTTTCACCCAGTAAACATAGCAAATGTCACGCTGGCACCAACAATCTTTGTACAAACAGAGGAGTAATTGGACTGTGAACAAGCAGTATTTGGCAGGTTAAATATTTGGCACGCAGGTCAAGAGCTGTCGAGAAGTCAAGCACAGGCGGGATTTCTAGTCACCGATCAGGAAGACTCACCAGTTTGCAGGCCATTCTCTTCCTGGTGGTGGTGTCCTGAGCCAAGTGGACTTTCCCAAATGAGCCCTTAGGCACGAGGCCAGACCCATGATTCTTGTAGGTCAATTTCCATGGAAACAGGAGAACGTCCATGTTAATCTGGTAGCGGCCTTTTTTCACAGCCATGTCCTTCTATTTGTTtttaggaaggaaaaaaaaagaaaattatgcaAGTTTTTCTAGGCTGACCACATCAACTAAACATTCAGGTTATgttgaagattaaaaaaagaaaaaacaacaagattCTCACCTTATTTAGGAGGACTCCCATTTCCTCTGGCAGGTTTGGCAAGGCTGCCGTCTGCATGCTGGACAGGAGGTTGACAAAGGACAGGACCTCTGTCACAGTCCCATATCGAACTCCATTAGCGTAGTCCTTCTGCTCACTCCCCAAAACCACCACCTCCCCTGCCTCCTCATTctcatccatctcctcctgggAAAGTCCTTCTTCGTCTTCTAACGACAAGATttcgtcttcctcctcttcctcgagCCGATATAGAGTCTCTGCAGCGTTAATAATGTCCTCTAAATTCATGTGAGTCAAGAGCAGTTCTATTCCCGAATCATATTTGTAATCCATGTTAATGCTCCGTTTGTCCAGCTCCATCTAAAATCAAACATCAGGAGGTCAGTGTGGGGACTGTTTCCGTGCTGACTTGAATTGTATAAGCAAGCGGATCGTTCATGACAGGGAAGGTTCACGTGGGGAGCAGGACGTGCAGTGAAACTACACTTAAGAAGTGAAGCTTTGATACAGCTGGCTGAACACACAACTGGGAGGGGCTTCACAGGGCTGTTTTCCAAGCAAAAGAAGGGAGTTTCGCAGTAAAGCTGGGAAGCCCCCCCAGGAAAGCTTGAACCTTATTATACATTTATAAAACAACAACTGCCCATTATTATAACTATTATTAGCATTATGATGCTGCGATAAAGAGTTCAGCTCACATTATTCGATGAAAATCATACACATGTGCATTAATGCAAACCCCATGCAACAtttgaaataaatacataaaaaataaaccgTATTACGATCCAAACATGCAAATTTAGAATAGGTGcctagaaaaataaaacaaacaaacaaacaaacaaacaaaaaacagtagcTGTAGAGCTATAACTAGCTATCTGCCAAATATTCAGCtgctaaagaaaagaaaaatagagtttCGCTGAATAACAGGAGTTACTTCTTTGAGTGACAGAAACCACGCGTTACCTGCCTTATGAAATTGAGTCGGAAGCTTAAGCGCACCGTCGTGTCTTCATTGTGGCGCCCCGCAGACTGTCTGATGTATGAAGCTTCGTGGATTGTGTTTAGAACGAAGTAAACACAGGAAGTGTGGCGTGTCTGTGGAGGTGGAGTATCTCTTTAGTGTCAGCTGCCATCAGCTCTCTCTCGCTGTCTTTGTAGGTTTCGTTTTCCCTTTTCTTGTTTCctcaaatgaaaaaacacaacaaaaaaataaaaaataaaaaaaaccgaAAAGCTTTCAGGACTGTTGGGTGCTTTCCTATCGGGAGACGTGTCTCGTTTAATGTAGGATGCATAATATATCACCAACACTGAAGCTCATTcgtagtaaataaaataaaaacaaatttcaattcaatttcaaatttgaTACCTTTAAAAGACGTTACAGAGTCAGCCCAAAGAAATCGGATGATAGTTTTTTAAACACTAGAAAGTGTCTTTTCTGGTATCTCTAGGTTGCCGTAGACAGGACCAGCCGCATGCGCATTTACGCTTCATTCCGAAAAACAATGGCGTCCTCCTTTGCTGTGTGCAGGTTACATATGAGAGGAAGGGCCAGCCTCGCGAAGTGCCTACAGAAAACCGACGCGTTTCTTCACAGAAGTATAGGAACAGACGTCGTTATTGCCCGAGCTGAGGCCACTCGAAGTGACGAAAGTGGTTAGTAATTAAGCCTAGAAGAGAAGCTGGCCTTTAGGCTAGCCCCAATACACCGCCGTGTGATGTCGAGTGAGCACCATTCCAAACTCCCCTGAGAAACGTTATATTTTTGTTGGTGAAGGCCGTAACTCTGAGTGCGTTGTGCGTTTTACACAATGTGTGACCTGTAAGAAATCACTGGGTCATACGTAAAATTCGGCAGTGTGACTGTTAACGATAACAACGCGATAACTCTTTTTGGGCTAAAATGTTATTATATAGAACGTTTTGAGCTTGTACCTGTCATTTGCGGGACGTGTATATTTACATAGAAAGCCCCACTGTAAAACtgacagttttttaaatgaggTTTGTTGACATGTTCTGGGACAATTGCACAATGAAAACTAGAACTTAACCGACGATACATCACactttttgcattttattatcAATTTGGTGCATCCCAGTCTTTGAACGTTTATCAGTGCAAAACTGACGTGACACACCACAGAATTATTGCCTGCTGTCACCGGTAAATGTCATATTATTTCCCAGTAAGCTGATATCAGTCACCCAAGTTGAAACTAATGTTAGGCCTGTCTGTCTGTTAACAACGGTGTGCTtattacacagttttaaatGTCTTACTCTCAGAGAAAAAAACTTGACTTGTTGGATGGCTTCTTCTCTGTTGTCAGATGAAAAGAATGGAAGGAAGTCTCTGCACACTCTCCACATGGAGAGACAAGAACAAGCAGAGAGGTCCGTtctcatcagctgtcagtccaGTACCAATGAGAAAAAGTTCCTCAAGTATTTATCAAAACATGGAGAAATCAATAAATACTTCTTTTATGAAAGCTATGTGAGTAAAAGACCAACCTCTTCTGATAAGCAAGTACTGCTACCTCACCACCCTGTTGGAATTATGTTACAATTATGATATTGTGTAATTCTCCAGGGAGTGTATGCTGTAGTGGAGTTTGCCAACCAGGAAAGTGTTACGTCTTTACTTGAAGGGGTGGCAATTCCTGGTGGCAGCCACGAATCCGCAGTGCCTTTCAAATCCAGACTGTTGTCACTCAGAAACCTCGGCTCAGTGGACTCATCAAACCAACTGTCAGGCCGGCAGTGCCAACCTCAGACCACTATTCCCATCAATGAGCTAATAAAGAGACTTTCCAGAGAAGAGAGTGTATGTTGACTTATCACATCAAAAGTTATACTTACATTTTAAGTCTTGTTTGAAGTTGATTGATTTGGATGTTTCCCATTTCCTGGTTTCCCTCAGATAGACAAGCAGATAAGCTCCTTGACTGAAGCCTATCAACTCACAGAGGAGAACAGCAGGCTGCGTTTCCTCGTCTGTTCCCTACTCAAGGATATTGCTACCGCTTATTTTCCAGAATGCACCATCAAACCCTTTGGCTCATCAGTGAATGGCTTTGGAAAGCTTGGCTGTGACCTGGATATGTTGCTGGATCTGGACAGCATCACTGGACGCAATGTGAAACTGGTAATGAGGCTTTCTAGGTTTCTTTAGAAAATATTAGATTTATTGGCAAACAGTTTGCAGTGATTTCCTTGTGAGTTGTGAGGTAGCTTTCCTTTTAAGCATTTTATCTGCATCTAAACTAACTACtcctttggtttgttttgttgtctctGACACCAAAAAAAGGCATATGAAAGAACCACGttcttcttttgcttctttCGGCTCCCTTTGGGGGTCGACACAGCAGATCATCCGCTTCTATGTGACCTTAACGTCCTCCTCTGTCATCCATGAATCCTGTCTgtggtctttctctttttctgttgaCTTTGTCTCTAAAATGCTTAATCATAGCTGTctctctgatgtactcatttctaatatATTGAAAATCTTAGCATCACCATCTCCACCACCTGTAAGCTCTGCCTTCTGTGTTTATTGTCAGTGCTACTGTCTTCAAGCCACACATCATAGATGGTTTCACGACCCGCTcataaaccttccctttcagtCTTGCTTTCTTACTGTCATAAGTCGCCCCTGACACTCATTTCCACCCACTCACCCTGCCtgtactctgctcttcacctctcttgttcACTTTCCATTGCTTTGAATGCTTGGCTGCAGGCATTTGCACTTGTCTACCTTCACCGTTATAGGAAATTAGGTTAGtatttttagactttttttAAGTACCTCTGCCAGCAATTGCGGATTTGCCACCACAATCACACATGAaccaatttcattttattatccAGTGGCACTGAGGGAGCAATAAAACATGTGACAGAGTTATCAAACTTATTTAAGTTAATGGGCAACATGCTGTCCAAGTTGATCTCAAATGAGCTAGATCAGTAAACCCATTAAATAGCGGCATATAAAAAAATTCCCATGAAGCACTTTTTGAAGTATATTCATATAATGAAACATCACAGATGGCTCATAAAAAGTAGGAGGAATTTGAAAAATATGCCGCAGGTTGTTTCTGGTTGTTTTTATTCCAAAAGAATGCTTCTGTGCAGCAGGGGTTCTTGTTGTGTAGgtcttacttaaaaatgcatCCAGTGGCCTGCATTGAACCCTTTTGCAGGGTATGTTTGGCTCATGGCACATATGTTTGAAAACACCTATAcatgtatataaaaattgcccTCACATATTGATTTATCTCCTGATATCACCCCACAGCGACGCACTACCCAGAAATCCTTTGCATAAAACCAAACAAAGTGGTGCAAAAGTGgttgcttctttctttttgccacCTGCTAGATCCCCACTATTGCCAAACTAAAAATGCTGATGTGTTGGTCTGACTTTCAGACAGCTgatgtgcatgtgtctgtctttaGTTTGTTTGAAAGCTATGAATGCACTTGCAGTAATGTAACGGTTAACTGGCAGCTCAACTAGAATGACCACAGACATCAACTTGACATAGAAGAGAGTCACCCTGAAACATGTATTAGGTGAATACTTTATTTACATGTCATAAGACAGAAAGGTGTGGAGATACTATAGGATCAAATGAAAATAACCACTGTATGCCTCATGGTTTCTTAGGACAAAACAATTGAAAAATTAAAGTGTAAACATGTCTGTTATTCTGTATATTCCTCCCTGTGTGTGCAGCCTAAGTCAGGCCTCTCCCTGGAGTACCAGATGAAGCGGGCCAATTCAGAGCGAGCCGTTACTCAGAGCATCCTGTCTGTGATCGGGGAGTGCGTCGACCAGTTTGGGCCCGGCTGCGTGGGGGTACAGAAAATTCTCAACGCACGGTGCCCTCTGGTCCGTTTCGCCCACCAGCCGTCTGGCTTTCAGTGTGACCTCACAGCCAACAACAGGTACTCAGTCAGCGCAGATGTTCTGACGTCAGTGGAATGAGTAAAATGTCAGATTTGACTTGGTCACAGTTCTCTTGCTTCACAGTAAATGCTCTTTTTACGTTACCCATAATACCATTTTTGACCACGCTTGCGTTATAAAAGCTCCCAGACAGAAACCAGACTCTGGCAGGAAGTGCTACGATGGGTCAGTCTTGCATTTTTCCGCTGTGAAACTGAACACGAAGTGTGGGCTTGTTTGTGTTTCACTTCTTTTCCTTCCAACGTTATTGACTTGTGGTCTCTGCTGGTGTGTGACACAAgtacgcgcgcgcacacacacacacacacacacacacacacacacacacacacacacacctgctaaCGTACAGAAAACCACTCTGCAGTTTCTAAGGAAATGGAGTTGAACCAGCATCTGTGGGTGGCTGTGAGAGGGGGGACTTTTCTTAAATCGTGCTCACACATCATTGAAGCATAGCACCTTCCTGCctgaggtgtgaatgtgtgcattCAAGAAAAACAGACGAACAGCAGCCGAGTCAGCTGAATGCTGCTCTCCAGCGGTACATTTAGTTTCTCTGACCTGTAATGGTCGGCCCTTGCACCATTTCTCTGAACTGTTAATGCTGTTAACACATCTCCAAGTTCTATATTTAAGGCAAAATGCAGGCATTTTATAATTGAACATAgtgtcatttattttcaaaagccATTCCATATTACTAAATTTCCATTTGAAATCTCTAAAATCAGACAGTGAGAAGTACATAACAGCCCGCCTGGAGTTTGCCAGAAATCAGCTAAAGGACTCTCAGATCTCTGACTCTCTGGCCTGAATACCGAGCGTCATGTCTGGAGTAAACAAAAGTAGTCAAAATCACCCCTACAGTGAAGCACGATGGTGGCTGCATCATTGTGGGGATGTTTCCCAGCATCAGGAACTGGGATACTCATCTGGGTCAAAGGAGGGATGAATGCAGCAATACACAGACACATCCTTGATGATAACCTACTCTAGCGCTCCGAACCTCAGATTGTGAAAACTGCATCTATCTGGATGCACCGTATGCTCAGATGTCACTCTTTGTGTTCTCCACAGGGTGGCGATGAAGAGCACAGAGTTGCTCTACCTGTATGGAGAGCTGGACCCTCGGGTGCGCAGCCTGGTGTTCACTGTACGCTGCTGGGCCCGAGCTCACGGAGTCACCAGTAGCATCCCCGGGGCCTGGATCACCAACTTCTCCCTCACTGTCATGGTGCTGTTCTTCCTGCAGAAGAGGACTCCTCCCATCATCCCCACACTGGACCACCTGCGGGACCTTGCAGGTACCATCCAGCACTCACACAGCGGACCTCTGAGAATTTGTTAATAAGGTTCAAAGTTTCAGTAGTGTTTTAGTTAATAACATTAagagttttgcttttttctattCTTAACAATCACTCTAAGCGTAGCATTTCACAGCCCAACACAACAGTCTCGTTCTTCATGCTTCAAAAACAGTGTACTTTCCAATCTTAAGCAAACACGCGTTCACTAGAAAACATCTTTCTTATTTAAGTGTCAGGCAAAAAACAAGAAGTTCATAAATTAataatgcctttttttttcttcacacgtTGCTTACTAACTGTTCcctaaaatataaatgcaaccaCCGAGTACACTAGCGGCAGTGTGGGgtgggggttttctctgtacagCTGTAGTCACACTCACAAATATACCTTGGTCAATTAGTTACttagaaatgaaaaatgtcatAAATGATTCAACAAAAACTTTTGGTGTTAAGGAAGTTAGATTTTCAGTGTAAGATACCTGCTTTGAGGACAGTCCCAGTGCACGTGTGAAAAGGTTCCAATTAACTGAGTCAGAGTAAAATTCACGCAGCAGGGAGGAGGTGAACAAAGTAAGAGCAGCAGTCCCCACTCCATGAATATTGTGTTTCCTGGCAAATAAAGGCAAGAAAAGCACCAAATTGTAAAATTTTGCTGAATTCAGGAAGCAAATAACACATTTTGGAAGTAACAAGAATTCTCATTTACAGCTGGTTGGGGTGATTTTCTCTGGGAAAGCAAGGGGAAAGTCTTTTCTGTCTGTAACCATGTTTAAGCACCTCTGGACACTTTGAGCTTTATTTGTTTATAGAAATACATACATGGAATCTCCAGTTAAATTGGATTAAAACAGCTTGAAAAATTCACTGACTTCATTCACGGACGTTGCACTTCTAGCACCATTTTTGCTGTCATGGAATTCCGGATCCTTCTCTCATAACATCTCCAGTGACTATTTGTTCACCTCTAATGAACCATCTATTTAcaaaagaagtgatgaacaacaCGAGATGTTGTTGAAACAACTGCAGTTTAAACAGTgtcttttaaatgacatcaaacAATTCAAACGATTTTTTCTTTCCACACGTTTTTATGCCTTTGTAGTAATCCGGGCATCCACTCACCACTGAGGGTCCTAATATCTTTATTGCAGCTTTCACACTCGTGAAGCCACCCGGTGGTCTAGATTGGACCTTTTGAACTTGTGGAGGGATAATTAATGGTGTCCTGTtactgctgctttcagtgacTGAGGTGTGTGTTGGATTCTGCAGCATGCAGACCCATTGCTTTCCGGGCCTCTTCTCCCATGGCAGAGGCCCCCTCGGCCTGGCAGGGACCAGCAGCTGCCTTTGCAAGACGTGCTAAAACACTTGCGTTTTCCAGGTCATAGACAAAGCCCAGTTATCTGCTAATGTATGTATTCTTTAGCAGACAGGGCACAACCATATCACAATCAAGTTGATCTGGTAAACCAAGCTTGATGACTTGTTAAGTGTTGGTCCACCTGCTGTGCCCACTTCAGATAAAGAGAGGCGTTGTCCTTGTGGGGTCCTCAGCCTGAGCATAGGTGCCATTGCCATGCAGCATAATTGTGTTCAATGCACCTTTGCTGTGTCCATGACTTTCAAATTTAACTGTAGCCAAGAGCAGCATTTCAATGTCAGGTGTGACCCTGCAACACTGAGTACAACACACATCCTTCATCTACAGCCCTGGAGACTGTtcacttgttttatttaatactcAGCATCCTGGGAAAGCCTTCCAGCCATCCATCTTATTACCATGTATATATGTGTTAGGAATGTTTAACCCAGTGTCCTTTTCTAATAGAACTGCCGTCACACCAATCTGCCCGCAAGTCCACTCGCCTCCCTCTGCCCCTCTTTCTGTCACCTTGGCTGCCTGATAATTGCCTTCCAAAAGCAATCTAACCTcacctcctcccctcctctccttcctcttcctcctcggcACACCATTTAGCGCAGACTCTATCACACAGAGTGCTTACAGGACAATAAAAGGCCCATCACTCTGGGAAGGTCAATGACCCACCTCCTCTAGACACACACAGTTATTTAAACAGCagtataacacacacacacacacacacacacacacacacaccagcctcATGGTGGTGAAGGAGACTCGACAAGGGCACGGTTAAAGATGTAAACCAGCCAAGGAAGGACATGATACATGctgtctttgttctttttttgtttatcacGTGCGCCTGCTCTCCCCTTGCTTTCTTGTTTTCTGGCCACGAGCGCGTGACTCCATCCATCTGTGTGTTGTTTATGGCCGTCGCAGGCGTGTAAAGGCAGATGTTTTACCTTGTATCCCTGCTCTCGTCTCCACAAGGCCCCGGGGACAAGACCGTGATCGAGGGGAACGACTGCACAT encodes the following:
- the map3k8 gene encoding mitogen-activated protein kinase kinase kinase 8 gives rise to the protein MELDKRSINMDYKYDSGIELLLTHMNLEDIINAAETLYRLEEEEEDEILSLEDEEGLSQEEMDENEEAGEVVVLGSEQKDYANGVRYGTVTEVLSFVNLLSSMQTAALPNLPEEMGVLLNKKDMAVKKGRYQINMDVLLFPWKLTYKNHGSGLVPKGSFGKVHLAQDTTTRKRMACKLIPMENFKAADVEFQARFHHENIAELYGVLLWNQSIHLFMEAGEGGSVLEKLDSCGPMREFEIIWVTKQVLRGLEYLHSHNVIHHDIKPSNIVLMSDKAVLVDFGLTVQMTDDVYIPRDLRGTEMYMSPELVLCRGHSTKTDIYSLGTTIIHMQTGSPPWVRRYPRTAYPSYLYIIHKQAPPLEDIAEDCSPVMRSFLERALERNPALRSSASELLKDDAINPPREDQPRCWSLDSALEEATHTLLRQQSQHHDTTQESSLYSEGSGHIRRKGSLYIDLGALSGYSKLVTGPPSSEYG
- the mtpap gene encoding poly(A) RNA polymerase, mitochondrial isoform X2, giving the protein MASSLLSDEKNGRKSLHTLHMERQEQAERSVLISCQSSTNEKKFLKYLSKHGEINKYFFYESYGVYAVVEFANQESVTSLLEGVAIPGGSHESAVPFKSRLLSLRNLGSVDSSNQLSGRQCQPQTTIPINELIKRLSREESIDKQISSLTEAYQLTEENSRLRFLVCSLLKDIATAYFPECTIKPFGSSVNGFGKLGCDLDMLLDLDSITGRNVKLPKSGLSLEYQMKRANSERAVTQSILSVIGECVDQFGPGCVGVQKILNARCPLVRFAHQPSGFQCDLTANNRVAMKSTELLYLYGELDPRVRSLVFTVRCWARAHGVTSSIPGAWITNFSLTVMVLFFLQKRTPPIIPTLDHLRDLAGPGDKTVIEGNDCTFVSDFNKIQLQSNTETLEQLLGEFFEFYATFPFSRMSINIRKGKEQNKPEVAPLHIQNPFETSLNVSKNVNASQLDRFVALCQESAWLLQQSETSTPRGGGAGGEGAPTPWGLATLLLPSQVAGIKSRKKRRREPASERIKGLLESLKNKNQLKKS
- the mtpap gene encoding poly(A) RNA polymerase, mitochondrial isoform X3; protein product: MRIYASFRKTMASSFAVCRLHMRGRASLAKCLQKTDAFLHRSIGTDVVIARAEATRSDESDEKNGRKSLHTLHMERQEQAERSVLISCQSSTNEKKFLKYLSKHGEINKYFFYESYGVYAVVEFANQESVTSLLEGVAIPGGSHESAVPFKSRLLSLRNLGSVDSSNQLSGRQCQPQTTIPINELIKRLSREESIDKQISSLTEAYQLTEENSRLRFLVCSLLKDIATAYFPECTIKPFGSSVNGFGKLGCDLDMLLDLDSITGRNVKLPKSGLSLEYQMKRANSERAVTQSILSVIGECVDQFGPGCVGVQKILNARCPLVRFAHQPSGFQCDLTANNRVAMKSTELLYLYGELDPRVRSLVFTVRCWARAHGVTSSIPGAWITNFSLTVMVLFFLQKRTPPIIPTLDHLRDLAGPGDKTVIEGNDCTFVSDFNKIQLQSNTETLEQLLGEFFEFYATFPFSRMSINIRKIIILNVVPGSTLQVTNQNVVTSYFCDFGRNKKLYFSCEKPTLSADQRTLTLTL
- the mtpap gene encoding poly(A) RNA polymerase, mitochondrial isoform X1; this encodes MRIYASFRKTMASSFAVCRLHMRGRASLAKCLQKTDAFLHRSIGTDVVIARAEATRSDESDEKNGRKSLHTLHMERQEQAERSVLISCQSSTNEKKFLKYLSKHGEINKYFFYESYGVYAVVEFANQESVTSLLEGVAIPGGSHESAVPFKSRLLSLRNLGSVDSSNQLSGRQCQPQTTIPINELIKRLSREESIDKQISSLTEAYQLTEENSRLRFLVCSLLKDIATAYFPECTIKPFGSSVNGFGKLGCDLDMLLDLDSITGRNVKLPKSGLSLEYQMKRANSERAVTQSILSVIGECVDQFGPGCVGVQKILNARCPLVRFAHQPSGFQCDLTANNRVAMKSTELLYLYGELDPRVRSLVFTVRCWARAHGVTSSIPGAWITNFSLTVMVLFFLQKRTPPIIPTLDHLRDLAGPGDKTVIEGNDCTFVSDFNKIQLQSNTETLEQLLGEFFEFYATFPFSRMSINIRKGKEQNKPEVAPLHIQNPFETSLNVSKNVNASQLDRFVALCQESAWLLQQSETSTPRGGGAGGEGAPTPWGLATLLLPSQVAGIKSRKKRRREPASERIKGLLESLKNKNQLKKS